The Salmonella enterica subsp. houtenae serovar Houten genome has a segment encoding these proteins:
- the hyaB gene encoding hydrogenase-1 large chain codes for MSNQYQTQGYTVNDAGRRLVIDPITRIEGHMRCEVNIDEQNVITNAVSCGTMFRGLEIILQGRDPRDAWAFVERICGVCTGVHALASVYAIEDAIGIQVPDNANIIRNIMLATLWCHDHLVHFYQLAGMDWIDVLNALKADPRATSQLAQSLSAWPMSSPGYFFDVQNRLKKFVDGGQLGIFRNGYWGHPQYKLSPEANLMGFAHYLEALDFQREIVKIHTIFGGKNPHPNWIVGGMPCAINLDQRGAVGAVNMERLNLVQSIITRTADFINNVMVPDALAIGQFNKAWSQIGTGLSDKCVLSYGAFPDIANDFSQQSLLMPGGAVVNGDFKNVMPVDLADPQQIQEFVDHAWYRYPDDKLGRHPFDGITDPWYNPGDVKGSDTHIQQLNEQERYSWIKAPRWRGHAMEVGPLARTLIAYHKGDAATIESVDRMMSALKLPLSGIQSTLGRILCRAHEAQWAVSKLQYFFDRLMTNLKNGDLATANTEKWEPASWPQRCRGIGFTEAPRGALGHWASIRDQKIELYQCVVPTTWNASPRDPKKQIGAYEAALMGTQMAIPDQPLEILRTLHSFDPCLACSTHVLGDDGSELIAVQVR; via the coding sequence ATGAGTAACCAGTATCAAACCCAGGGCTATACCGTTAATGATGCCGGCCGTCGTCTGGTTATAGACCCAATTACCCGCATCGAAGGGCATATGCGCTGCGAAGTGAACATTGATGAGCAAAACGTCATCACCAATGCCGTCTCCTGCGGCACGATGTTCCGCGGGCTGGAGATCATTTTGCAAGGCCGTGACCCGCGTGACGCCTGGGCGTTCGTTGAACGTATTTGTGGTGTATGTACCGGGGTACATGCTCTGGCGTCGGTATACGCAATCGAAGATGCGATTGGTATCCAGGTACCGGATAACGCCAATATTATACGTAACATCATGCTGGCTACGTTGTGGTGTCACGATCATCTGGTTCATTTTTATCAGTTAGCCGGGATGGACTGGATTGATGTTCTGAATGCGCTGAAAGCCGATCCGCGCGCCACCTCGCAGTTGGCGCAAAGCCTTTCCGCCTGGCCGATGTCATCGCCGGGCTACTTCTTTGACGTACAAAATCGATTGAAGAAATTTGTCGACGGCGGCCAGCTTGGGATATTCCGTAACGGCTACTGGGGACATCCACAGTACAAACTGTCGCCAGAGGCTAACCTGATGGGCTTTGCCCACTATCTTGAAGCCCTCGACTTCCAGCGCGAGATCGTCAAAATCCATACCATATTTGGCGGTAAGAATCCCCATCCTAACTGGATCGTCGGCGGGATGCCGTGCGCGATCAATCTCGATCAACGCGGCGCGGTCGGGGCTGTCAATATGGAGCGCCTCAACCTGGTGCAGTCGATCATCACCCGCACCGCCGACTTCATTAACAACGTGATGGTTCCGGACGCGCTGGCTATCGGCCAGTTCAATAAAGCATGGAGTCAAATTGGCACCGGACTGTCGGATAAATGCGTGCTGAGCTACGGCGCGTTTCCGGATATTGCCAACGACTTCAGCCAGCAAAGCCTGTTAATGCCGGGCGGCGCGGTGGTCAATGGCGATTTTAAGAATGTCATGCCGGTAGATTTGGCCGATCCGCAGCAGATACAGGAGTTTGTGGATCACGCCTGGTACCGCTATCCGGACGATAAACTGGGTCGTCATCCTTTTGACGGCATTACCGATCCCTGGTACAACCCTGGCGATGTCAAAGGCAGCGATACGCATATCCAACAGCTCAACGAGCAGGAACGCTACTCCTGGATTAAAGCACCGCGCTGGCGGGGTCATGCCATGGAAGTCGGCCCGCTTGCCCGAACGCTAATCGCCTATCACAAAGGAGATGCCGCCACCATAGAGTCGGTGGATCGCATGATGTCCGCCCTTAAACTGCCGCTCTCCGGTATCCAGTCTACGCTTGGCCGTATTTTATGCCGCGCGCATGAAGCGCAATGGGCCGTCAGTAAGCTGCAGTATTTTTTCGACAGGCTTATGACCAATCTGAAAAACGGCGACCTGGCCACCGCCAATACCGAGAAATGGGAACCGGCCAGTTGGCCGCAGCGCTGCCGCGGCATCGGTTTTACCGAAGCGCCTCGCGGAGCGTTGGGACACTGGGCGTCAATACGCGATCAGAAGATCGAACTCTATCAGTGCGTGGTCCCCACCACCTGGAACGCCAGCCCGCGCGATCCTAAAAAACAGATCGGCGCCTATGAAGCGGCATTGATGGGAACGCAAATGGCGATTCCCGACCAACCGTTAGAAATCCTGAGGACGCTGCACAGCTTCGATCCCTGCCTCGCCTGTTCAACCCACGTGCTCGGCGACGACGGCAGCGAACTGATTGCCGTCCAGGTACGCTAA
- the appB_1 gene encoding cytochrome oxidase subunit II yields the protein MLDYETLRFIWWLLIGIILVAFMVTDGFDMGVGCLLPLIARNDDERRVLINSVGAHWEGNQVWLILAGGALFAAWPRVYAAAFSGFYVAMILVLCALFFRPLAFDYRGKIANARWRALWDTGLVIGSLVPPVVFGIAFGNLFLGVPFAFTPQLHVDYFGTFWQLLSPFALLCGLLSLSLVIMQGGVWLQLKTEGVICQRALSATRHSALLVVLCFLLAGYWLWAGIDGFVLLTQDANGPSNPLLKGVAILPGAWMNHFIRSPLLLIIPLLGMLLPILALYACLRGRTIRGFLFASLTQACVIFTAGITLFPFVMPSSVSPLSSLTVWDSTSSQMTLEIMLVIVLIFLPIVLLYTLWSYYKMLGRINLETLRRNDHELY from the coding sequence ATGTTGGATTATGAAACGTTGCGGTTCATTTGGTGGCTGCTGATCGGCATCATCCTGGTGGCATTTATGGTGACTGACGGGTTTGATATGGGTGTCGGTTGCCTGCTTCCGCTGATAGCGCGCAACGATGACGAACGCCGGGTATTGATCAATAGCGTCGGCGCCCACTGGGAAGGAAACCAGGTATGGTTGATACTCGCGGGCGGGGCATTATTCGCAGCCTGGCCACGGGTCTATGCCGCCGCGTTTTCCGGTTTTTATGTGGCGATGATCCTGGTGCTGTGTGCCCTCTTCTTTCGCCCGCTGGCCTTTGATTATCGGGGTAAAATCGCCAATGCCCGCTGGCGCGCGCTGTGGGATACCGGCCTGGTTATCGGCAGCCTGGTTCCTCCAGTCGTATTCGGCATCGCGTTCGGCAATCTATTTTTAGGCGTGCCGTTTGCCTTCACGCCGCAACTTCATGTTGACTATTTTGGCACCTTCTGGCAGTTACTCTCACCCTTTGCCCTACTGTGTGGATTATTGAGTCTGTCGTTGGTGATTATGCAAGGAGGCGTCTGGTTACAGTTGAAAACGGAGGGCGTTATTTGTCAACGGGCGTTGTCGGCCACCCGCCACAGCGCTCTGCTGGTCGTGCTCTGCTTCCTGCTGGCCGGGTACTGGCTGTGGGCCGGCATTGATGGCTTTGTCTTACTCACGCAAGATGCCAACGGTCCTTCCAATCCGCTCTTAAAAGGCGTAGCGATACTCCCTGGCGCATGGATGAATCACTTTATACGCTCGCCGCTACTGCTCATCATCCCGTTGCTCGGTATGTTACTGCCGATCCTGGCGCTCTATGCTTGTCTGCGCGGGCGGACCATTCGTGGATTTCTGTTCGCTTCCCTGACCCAGGCCTGCGTCATCTTTACCGCTGGAATAACGCTATTTCCTTTTGTGATGCCGTCGAGTGTTAGTCCTCTCTCCAGCCTGACGGTATGGGACAGCACCTCCAGCCAGATGACGCTCGAAATCATGCTGGTGATTGTGCTGATTTTTCTGCCAATCGTACTGCTCTATACGCTGTGGAGCTATTACAAAATGTTGGGGCGTATCAACCTGGAGACTCTCCGCCGCAACGATCATGAACTTTATTAG
- the appC_1 gene encoding cytochrome bd-II oxidase subunit I — protein MWDVIDLSRWQFALTALYHFLFVPLTLGLIFLLAVMETIYVVTGKTVYRDMTRFWGKLFGINFALGVATGLTMEFQFGTNWSLYSNYVGDIFGAPLAMEALLAFFLESTFVGLFFFGWQRLNKYQHLLVTWLVAFGSNISALWILNANGWMQHPTGAHFNIDTLRMEMSSFSDLVFNPVSQVKFVHTVMSGYVTGAMFIMSISAWYLLRGREREVALRSFAIGSVFGTLAILGTLQLGDSSAYEVARIQPVKLAAMEGEWQTEPAPAPFHLIAWPQQEQERNAFTVKIPALLGILATHSLNTPVPGLKNLMDDALPRLKRGREAWLLMQEIAQGNRSPQVLNAFHAVEGDLGYGILLAKYAPDMNHVTPEQYRAAQRGAIPQVAPVFWSFRIMVGCGSLLLVVMLIALIQTLRMRIDQHRWVLRMALWSLPLPWIAIEAGWFMTEFGRQPWAIQDILPTWYAHSALTPGQLAFSMGLILGLYTLFLIAEVYLMQKYARLGPNAMQRQQQAQQQG, from the coding sequence ATGTGGGATGTCATTGACTTATCGCGCTGGCAGTTTGCACTGACCGCGCTGTATCACTTTTTATTTGTTCCCCTTACGCTTGGGCTGATTTTTTTGCTGGCCGTCATGGAGACGATCTATGTGGTGACGGGGAAAACCGTCTACCGCGATATGACGCGTTTCTGGGGCAAACTCTTCGGGATCAATTTTGCTCTCGGTGTGGCTACCGGCCTGACCATGGAGTTTCAGTTCGGGACTAACTGGTCGCTCTATTCCAACTATGTGGGCGATATTTTCGGCGCGCCGCTGGCGATGGAAGCGTTACTGGCCTTCTTTCTCGAATCCACTTTTGTCGGCCTGTTCTTTTTCGGCTGGCAGCGGCTGAATAAATACCAACACCTGCTGGTCACGTGGCTGGTGGCCTTCGGCTCCAATATTTCAGCATTATGGATTCTGAATGCCAATGGCTGGATGCAGCATCCTACCGGCGCTCACTTCAACATCGATACCTTACGGATGGAAATGAGCAGCTTCAGCGATCTGGTCTTTAACCCGGTGAGCCAGGTGAAATTTGTCCATACCGTCATGTCCGGTTATGTCACCGGCGCCATGTTTATTATGTCCATCAGCGCCTGGTATCTGCTACGTGGCCGCGAGCGTGAGGTGGCCTTGCGCTCGTTTGCTATCGGCTCAGTATTCGGCACCCTGGCCATTCTGGGAACCCTGCAACTGGGGGACAGTTCGGCCTACGAGGTCGCCCGCATTCAGCCGGTGAAACTGGCGGCGATGGAAGGCGAATGGCAAACCGAACCCGCGCCCGCGCCGTTTCATCTGATTGCCTGGCCGCAGCAAGAACAGGAGCGTAATGCATTTACCGTGAAGATCCCTGCTCTGCTGGGTATTCTGGCCACCCATTCGTTGAATACGCCGGTTCCGGGATTAAAAAACCTGATGGACGACGCTCTGCCGCGCCTGAAGCGTGGCCGGGAGGCCTGGCTACTGATGCAGGAGATAGCGCAGGGCAATCGCTCGCCGCAGGTACTGAATGCTTTTCACGCCGTTGAGGGCGATCTGGGGTACGGCATTCTGCTGGCGAAATATGCTCCGGATATGAACCATGTGACGCCGGAGCAGTATCGCGCGGCCCAGCGTGGCGCTATTCCTCAGGTGGCGCCGGTGTTCTGGAGTTTCCGTATTATGGTCGGCTGCGGTTCGCTGTTGTTAGTGGTGATGTTGATTGCCTTGATACAGACTCTGCGAATGCGTATCGACCAGCATCGCTGGGTATTGCGTATGGCGCTCTGGAGCCTGCCGTTACCGTGGATTGCCATTGAAGCTGGTTGGTTTATGACGGAATTTGGCCGTCAACCCTGGGCGATTCAGGACATTCTGCCGACCTGGTACGCTCACTCCGCGCTGACGCCCGGCCAGTTGGCCTTCTCAATGGGGCTTATCCTCGGACTTTACACCCTGTTTTTAATCGCGGAAGTCTATCTGATGCAGAAGTACGCGCGTCTTGGGCCGAACGCCATGCAACGTCAGCAACAAGCGCAACAACAGGGATAA
- the SBOV18161 gene encoding hydrogenase-1 operon protein HyaE — protein MANDTPFTALWQRLLTRGWQPVEASTVDDWIKQVGDGVILLSCDPRRTPEVSDNPVMIAELLREFPQFDWQVAVADLEQSEAIGDRFNVRRFPATLVFTDGELRGALSGLHPWAELLTLMRSMVDSPAAQETAQ, from the coding sequence GTGGCGAATGACACCCCATTTACTGCGCTATGGCAACGCCTGTTAACCCGGGGATGGCAACCGGTAGAGGCTTCTACGGTAGACGACTGGATCAAACAGGTTGGAGATGGCGTCATCCTGTTAAGTTGCGATCCACGGCGTACGCCGGAAGTCAGCGATAACCCAGTGATGATCGCCGAACTCCTGCGCGAGTTCCCGCAGTTTGACTGGCAGGTGGCAGTGGCCGACCTTGAACAAAGCGAAGCTATCGGCGATCGCTTTAATGTGCGTCGGTTTCCGGCGACGTTGGTTTTTACAGATGGCGAGCTACGCGGCGCGCTCAGCGGCCTTCATCCCTGGGCTGAACTGCTCACGCTGATGCGTTCGATGGTCGACTCTCCCGCAGCGCAGGAGACGGCACAATGA
- the hyaC gene encoding Ni/Fe-hydrogenase 1 b-type cytochrome subunit: protein MTGKLSPRVGEARDTAVSHYVFEAPVRLWHWLTVACMLVLMVTGYFIGRPLPSVSGEATYLFYMGYIRLIHFAAAMIFTVLLLGRIYWACVGNRYSRELFIVPVWRRSWWQGAFSVVRWYLFLEKKPGSDIGHNPVAQAAMFGYFLLSVFMILTGFALFGEHSQYAIFAPFRYVVEFFYWTGGNSIDIHSWHRLGMWLIAAFIVGHVYLAIREDIMSDDTVISTMINGYRSHKFPKPHDKEPS, encoded by the coding sequence ATGACTGGAAAGCTATCTCCACGCGTCGGGGAGGCGCGTGATACTGCCGTCAGCCACTATGTGTTTGAAGCGCCGGTACGCCTGTGGCACTGGCTAACGGTAGCCTGCATGTTGGTACTGATGGTGACAGGCTACTTCATTGGCCGACCGCTGCCGTCGGTGAGCGGCGAGGCGACCTATCTGTTTTACATGGGCTATATCCGCCTGATCCACTTTGCCGCCGCGATGATCTTTACCGTGTTGCTGTTGGGACGAATTTACTGGGCCTGTGTCGGCAACCGCTATTCGCGAGAGCTGTTTATCGTCCCGGTCTGGCGTCGCAGTTGGTGGCAAGGCGCTTTTTCCGTGGTTCGCTGGTATCTGTTTCTGGAGAAAAAACCGGGGAGCGACATCGGACATAACCCTGTCGCGCAGGCCGCGATGTTCGGCTATTTCCTGTTGTCGGTATTTATGATCCTCACCGGTTTCGCTCTGTTTGGCGAGCATAGCCAGTACGCCATCTTTGCGCCGTTCCGCTATGTGGTTGAATTTTTCTACTGGACCGGCGGCAACTCCATCGATATTCACAGTTGGCACCGACTGGGCATGTGGCTGATTGCCGCTTTCATCGTCGGGCACGTTTACCTCGCTATCCGGGAAGACATTATGTCCGATGATACGGTGATCTCCACCATGATCAATGGCTATCGCAGCCACAAATTCCCCAAACCGCACGACAAGGAGCCCTCATGA
- the gdhA_1 gene encoding glutamate dehydrogenase — protein MDKLSYASDSSTSAWNTYLQQIERVAPYLGELSPWVDTLRHPKRALIVDIPVQMDDGTIRHFEGYRVQHNLSRGPGKGGVRYHPDVDLNEVMALSAWMTIKCAALNLPYGGAKGGIRVDPFSLSEGELERLTRRYTSEIGIIIGPQKDIPAPDVGTNGKVMAWMMDTYSMNHGTTVTGVVTGKPIHLGGSLGREKATGRGVFVSGLEVARRANIAVEGARVAVQGFGNVGSEAARLFAGAGARVVAIQDHTATLFNATGIDMKALTAWQIEHKQIAGFPGAETIASDAFWRLEMDILIPAALEGQITRQRAEALTCKLVLEGANGPTYPDADDVLASRGILVVPDVVCNAGGVTVSYFEWVQDMASFFWSEEEINARMDKIMTDAIVHVWEKAAEKSCSLRTAAYIVACERILLARKDRGIYPG, from the coding sequence ATGGATAAGTTATCTTACGCTTCAGATAGCAGCACATCTGCCTGGAATACCTACCTGCAACAAATCGAGCGTGTGGCCCCTTATCTGGGCGAGTTATCCCCCTGGGTGGATACTCTGCGCCACCCGAAACGCGCTCTGATCGTCGATATTCCAGTTCAAATGGATGATGGTACTATTCGTCATTTCGAAGGATATCGCGTGCAGCACAACCTCTCCCGAGGTCCGGGTAAAGGCGGTGTTCGCTACCATCCTGACGTTGATCTCAATGAAGTGATGGCCCTGTCAGCATGGATGACCATCAAATGTGCGGCGCTGAACCTGCCGTACGGCGGCGCCAAAGGCGGCATCCGCGTCGATCCGTTCTCGCTGTCGGAAGGTGAACTGGAGCGTTTGACCCGCCGCTATACCAGCGAGATCGGCATTATCATCGGGCCACAGAAAGATATTCCTGCGCCGGATGTCGGCACCAACGGTAAAGTGATGGCCTGGATGATGGATACGTATTCCATGAATCACGGCACTACGGTCACTGGCGTCGTCACCGGTAAACCTATCCATCTCGGCGGTTCGCTAGGCCGTGAAAAAGCGACGGGGCGCGGCGTTTTCGTCAGCGGACTGGAAGTCGCGCGTCGGGCGAATATCGCCGTTGAAGGCGCTCGCGTTGCGGTTCAGGGTTTTGGTAACGTCGGTAGCGAAGCCGCGCGTCTGTTTGCCGGCGCTGGCGCCCGTGTAGTGGCGATTCAGGATCATACCGCGACCCTGTTTAACGCCACCGGTATTGATATGAAGGCGCTCACGGCATGGCAGATAGAACACAAACAGATCGCCGGTTTCCCGGGCGCGGAAACTATCGCCAGCGATGCGTTCTGGCGTCTGGAGATGGATATCCTGATCCCGGCGGCGCTTGAAGGTCAGATAACTCGTCAGCGCGCGGAAGCCCTGACCTGTAAGCTGGTGCTGGAAGGGGCCAACGGCCCGACCTATCCGGATGCTGATGATGTTCTGGCCAGCCGTGGTATCCTTGTGGTGCCTGATGTGGTCTGTAACGCCGGCGGCGTAACCGTCAGCTACTTCGAATGGGTACAAGATATGGCCAGCTTCTTCTGGAGCGAAGAGGAGATCAACGCGCGCATGGACAAAATCATGACCGACGCGATCGTCCATGTCTGGGAGAAAGCGGCTGAGAAATCCTGCTCTCTGCGAACCGCAGCCTATATTGTCGCCTGTGAGCGCATTCTGTTGGCCCGTAAAGATCGCGGTATCTATCCAGGTTAA
- the hyaD gene encoding hydrogenase-1 operon protein HyaD: MNTQRVVVMGLGNLLWADEGFGIRVAERLYARYHWPEEVDIVDGGTQGLNLLGYVEQASHLLLLDAIDYGLTPGSLRTYAGEKIPAYLSAKKMSLHQNSFSEVLALADIRGHLPCHIALVGLQPAQLDDYGGSLSEIARGQLPAAEQAALEQLAAWGIVPQANEAARCLNYECLSMENYEGVRIRQYQTRLEGKRSGE, encoded by the coding sequence ATGAATACGCAACGCGTAGTGGTGATGGGATTAGGAAACCTGCTGTGGGCCGATGAAGGATTCGGTATCCGGGTCGCGGAGCGGTTGTATGCCCGGTATCACTGGCCTGAAGAGGTAGACATTGTTGACGGTGGTACGCAAGGGCTAAACCTGTTGGGTTATGTTGAGCAAGCCAGCCATCTCCTGCTCCTTGACGCGATCGATTACGGTCTGACGCCGGGTAGCCTGCGAACCTATGCCGGCGAGAAAATCCCCGCGTATCTCAGCGCCAAAAAAATGAGCCTGCATCAAAACAGTTTTTCCGAGGTCCTGGCGCTGGCCGACATCCGCGGCCATCTGCCCTGTCACATTGCGCTAGTCGGCCTGCAACCGGCGCAACTGGACGACTACGGCGGTAGCCTGAGCGAAATAGCTCGCGGCCAGCTACCGGCGGCGGAACAGGCCGCCCTGGAGCAACTGGCCGCCTGGGGGATCGTACCGCAGGCAAACGAAGCCGCACGCTGCCTGAACTATGAATGCCTGTCGATGGAAAACTATGAAGGAGTGCGCATACGTCAGTATCAGACACGTCTGGAGGGGAAAAGAAGTGGCGAATGA
- the yccB gene encoding membrane protein — translation MWYLLWFVGILLMCSLSTLTLVWLESRQQ, via the coding sequence ATGTGGTATTTACTGTGGTTTGTCGGCATTCTGCTGATGTGCTCACTGTCGACGCTGACGCTGGTATGGCTTGAATCGCGTCAACAATAA
- the hyaF gene encoding hydrogenase-1 operon protein HyaF, with product MSNAFFHLLGPGTQPDDASFSMNPLPLTCQVNGDPSMAALEHCAHSPAVMALLTDLRRQLARRIPEAGDVPGWELSSLNADDLSFLNTLLGEGEVSVRIQHPNGSESEIQETLFCGLWRVRHLHNRRLLTDRLEAGSAPLTLWQVATADTLPDDALLPPPVAGLMNGLPLAHELLAHVRDPAMQPHSINLTQLPLSEADRLFLARLCGHGNIQIRISGYGESQINATALRHLWHVRCLDALKGPLLDSYEICPLPELVLAAPEDLADSRQRLEEVCRWLETR from the coding sequence ATGAGCAATGCCTTTTTTCATCTGCTGGGGCCGGGTACGCAGCCTGATGACGCCAGTTTCTCGATGAATCCCTTACCGCTCACCTGTCAGGTCAATGGCGACCCAAGTATGGCGGCGCTGGAGCACTGCGCTCACAGCCCGGCGGTAATGGCATTATTGACCGATCTACGACGTCAGCTTGCCCGGCGCATCCCGGAAGCCGGCGACGTGCCGGGATGGGAATTGTCTTCCCTGAACGCTGATGATCTCTCATTCCTCAATACGTTATTGGGCGAAGGCGAAGTCTCGGTACGCATTCAGCATCCGAACGGGAGTGAAAGCGAGATCCAGGAGACCCTCTTCTGCGGCCTGTGGCGGGTACGCCATCTGCACAACCGACGTCTGCTGACGGATCGTCTGGAAGCGGGTAGCGCGCCCCTGACATTGTGGCAAGTGGCGACTGCCGATACGCTGCCGGACGACGCTCTGCTGCCTCCGCCTGTCGCTGGTCTGATGAATGGGCTGCCGCTGGCCCATGAATTATTGGCGCACGTACGCGATCCGGCGATGCAACCTCACAGCATCAATTTGACCCAACTGCCGCTTAGCGAGGCCGATCGCCTTTTTCTGGCGCGCTTATGCGGACACGGAAACATCCAGATTCGCATTTCCGGGTATGGCGAAAGTCAAATCAACGCCACGGCATTGCGCCATCTCTGGCATGTGCGCTGTCTGGACGCCCTTAAAGGGCCGTTGCTCGACAGCTATGAGATTTGTCCTTTGCCGGAGCTGGTACTGGCTGCCCCGGAAGATCTGGCCGATTCGCGCCAGCGCCTGGAGGAAGTCTGCCGATGGCTGGAGACGCGCTAA